One Dehalococcoidia bacterium genomic window, ATAGGCAAATGTTACACCATATTGCACTGGCCCATTAACTAAAATACTGTAGACAAATGCAAGAAAGCTTAATATACCCACGGCAGCAGCACCCTGTGCCCATCCATACATTCCGGTGGGGATGCCAATGATGAAGCCAATGATACCTATTACGAACAGCACTAGGAAATACTTCCAGAGTTGTCGCCATCCGTTCGCATAGGCCGAACCTACCCCCGGTGCCAGGGTAACAGAGTTCTTTTGGACGTTATTATTCTGCATATCGACAGCCCTCCTATTAGTCTTTCTCCGGTACGAAAAACTCCTGCATGGTTAATACTGTAGCTGATGATTTCAAGAACTATATATCACGATGGTAGGCTTGTCAATATGGCGCCATTCGTTGGTTCGAAACCAACCCCCGCTACCAAGAAAATGGGAGATCAAAGAAGCGATTGATTGGTCAAGGCTACTTAAACACCACTGCCAAGGCCCGCCGCTCTCGAAGGTTATGGAATATAATTTCGGTAGGAGGGAGATGGGACCTCCCCCTTCTCCACCAATATTATGTCAAGCAGCACTGGCTATTCGTAGCTGGCGCTTTTTCATTCAGTTAAGATTTTCATGACATTTACATCATGTTATTGGTAGGCATAAGACCAGGACTTTTGACATGATGATAGTAGTTAGGGTTCAGAGTTTTGTGTATATAGAGAGATTCAAACAGGTTTTCCCTGAGGATAGATTGCGTCTTCCTCGAGTTCAGTGCCCAATGGCTTTTAATGTTTCCAGATCCTGCGCTGCCGTTACCAGTCGTTCTATATTTGCTGCAGTTATTTGCTGCCCGTAGTTGATAGGTGGCGTTATCAACCATCCAATTACCAGCCCCCATATCACAGCACGCCTGTACATTTCCCAGGCTGATTTAAAATCTGGCGGCGAAGTCACACCATTCTGTTTCAACTCTGCCAGGTATAACTCAATGAATTCGCGCTCATGTTTCCGGCGCACTTCTGTATCCAGCCCTGTAATCAATAAGTAGGTTAAATCATGGGCCCAGCATCCCCTGATCATCAGCTGCCAATCCAGTAGTCCAGCCTTCCCGTCAGGCAGGACGTAGGTGTTTCCGATATGTGGATCACCATGTAACAAGGTCGTCGGCTCTTGCTCTAGAAGTTGTTGAACTTTCCAAAGTTTGGACCAAAGAGCTTTTATAGTTGTACGCAACGAACTAATAAGTTCAACTTTGAATTCATCTTTCGCCATACGCCTTTCCAGATATTCAAATCCTTTAAGCTTGAATACTTGAGACATACCTCCACTACAAGGGGTAGACAGCCAATTGAGATCAGTTAATAAACGTGGACTCATCCAAAATTGTGCATGTAGTGAGGCTAGGGTTTTTACGAGATACGTAATCACGGAAAGACTGATCGGTATGGTGGCATTAGGAAAACGAGCACCGCGTACCCTTAGGTCCTCCAAAATCACGCCAAATTGCCCGGTTTGCTCGTCGAATGCGCTTCCATAACTCTGCGGTGTTTCGATATCCAGAGAAGACCGTATCTTCTGGTAGAATCTGACCTCATTTAGATACATCACGTCTGGCGCATGGGGGAACATCAGCATGGTTTTAATCACAACGCGGTCTGGCAGATCGCACTGACAACCAGGTGCATATTCGAGGTTCATAACCACTCTATCCGCTGTAGAGACAATCCCCTCACCGAATTGTTTAATTTCGATGATGTCAAATCCCCTTATCTTGACTCCGGGCCTTTGCTCTGCAAGTAACCCAGTGAGTAACTCAGGGGTAATGTCTTCTACTCTTGAGGGAAATACAGTTGTTTTCATGAATCTAGCCTGATTAGACCTTAATGATATTACTATGGCCACATTATAGTATAATTATTCGTCTCAGTCTCCCAAATTACTATATCTTTCTTGCATTCTAACCAGTCAAATGGCATGGTTACAAGTGAATCCATGTATATAAAAAGGCTGATATCATGATCAGAAGGCAGTGATTCGTGATTTTGTATCTACAGAGGACTAAAAGCGGTTTGGACACCCCAACTTGGTGAATGACGAACAATTTTCTTCTTAAGTATCACGGAACATCATTGCTAGAGCATGATGTTCAGCTAATCGATTGAGGATTGTACGGGGAGACGTAGTTCGACCCTCCCCCGTCTCCACCATTATGTAAAGAAGCGTCAGCTATTTAAGGCTGGCGTTTTTATTATTTATATGCGGAAGGGTTGCAAAATATATTGTTCCCAAGTATTGTATATTGTGAGTTCATAGATAATATGCTATAAACCGGGGTACATGGAGTAGATAAGAAGGCCCTTGGAGCAAGAGAAATGAGAGAGGAGG contains:
- a CDS encoding phosphotransferase, translated to MKTTVFPSRVEDITPELLTGLLAEQRPGVKIRGFDIIEIKQFGEGIVSTADRVVMNLEYAPGCQCDLPDRVVIKTMLMFPHAPDVMYLNEVRFYQKIRSSLDIETPQSYGSAFDEQTGQFGVILEDLRVRGARFPNATIPISLSVITYLVKTLASLHAQFWMSPRLLTDLNWLSTPCSGGMSQVFKLKGFEYLERRMAKDEFKVELISSLRTTIKALWSKLWKVQQLLEQEPTTLLHGDPHIGNTYVLPDGKAGLLDWQLMIRGCWAHDLTYLLITGLDTEVRRKHEREFIELYLAELKQNGVTSPPDFKSAWEMYRRAVIWGLVIGWLITPPINYGQQITAANIERLVTAAQDLETLKAIGH